From Methanosarcina lacustris Z-7289, one genomic window encodes:
- a CDS encoding glycosyltransferase family 4 protein, giving the protein MNKQLRVLFIGTYIPKECGIATFTSDLLNSVSGENNDVHCEVIALSDPSETYNYPEEVVFQIQRDKLEDYYLAADFINQSDADLVCLQHEFGLFGGNAGDYIFALLSGINKPVITTMHTMIREPEPEYRTSTEQLIKYSEKLVVMSQAAVEMLKDVYKAPENKIEIIFHGVPDYPFNNCSKYKKMLNLKGSPLVLTFGLLSQNKGIESVLEALPEVISQYPDLVYLVLGATHPMVKKTQGEVYRHYLEDKVSELGLENNVVFHDKFVEKEELCNYILASDIYVSPYLSREQIVSGALTYAMGMGKAIVSTPYWYAQEMLSDNRGLLVDFGDTDGFKNSLLYLIENPDECNGMRKKAYDFGRKMTWKNVGKEYNTVFIKALKNYNTYPGIHNRFNFLPNQLPEVKLDHLELLTDDVGIIQHTDLGVPARRYGYSTDDVGRALVALTQLIDSPKKAEEFRKSITTYMSFLEHAQTDTGHFHNFMNYKREFLDKKGSEDTLGRAIYGLGHVVSCSYLSKNIRTLANTLLSKSRQEMENLGSPRAKAYAICGLYEMLTTGVDTDEFESVFNSRRDFVKSIDTLVDRDKFESIFISHADSLVDLYEANHKEDWNWFEPTVTYSNAKLSESLLLAYNYTKNRTYREIGLATLDFLTEIQLNGDFFDTVGNQGWYSYNGEKPLFDQQPIEAGYLTQAYVSAYENVRDRKYIQLAKYSFEYFLGRNRLRTAMYDYSTGAVCDGLSSDGMNCNQGAEPVICFLMALNSLKEHTNEAFGTILQSRVSDGISDEALEKQKNLLSVQVE; this is encoded by the coding sequence TTGAATAAGCAATTGAGAGTATTATTTATAGGAACTTATATTCCAAAAGAGTGTGGGATTGCTACATTCACTTCTGATCTTTTAAATTCGGTTTCTGGAGAAAACAACGACGTTCATTGTGAAGTTATTGCTTTGAGTGATCCTTCTGAAACCTATAATTATCCAGAAGAAGTCGTTTTTCAAATTCAAAGGGATAAACTCGAGGATTATTACCTGGCTGCAGATTTTATTAACCAATCCGATGCAGATCTCGTATGTCTACAGCATGAATTCGGTCTTTTTGGGGGAAATGCGGGAGATTACATTTTTGCTCTTCTATCAGGAATAAACAAGCCTGTAATAACCACAATGCATACTATGATCCGGGAACCGGAACCGGAATACCGTACATCCACAGAACAACTCATCAAGTATTCCGAAAAGCTGGTTGTTATGAGCCAGGCTGCAGTCGAGATGTTAAAAGATGTTTATAAAGCTCCTGAAAACAAAATAGAAATTATTTTCCATGGAGTTCCTGACTATCCTTTTAACAACTGCAGTAAGTATAAAAAAATGCTGAATCTTAAAGGGTCTCCACTTGTCCTCACTTTCGGCCTGCTGAGCCAGAATAAAGGTATTGAAAGTGTGCTCGAGGCTCTTCCTGAAGTTATAAGCCAGTATCCTGATCTTGTTTACCTTGTACTGGGTGCCACGCACCCTATGGTCAAAAAGACTCAGGGAGAAGTATACAGGCATTATCTTGAGGACAAGGTTTCCGAACTCGGGCTTGAAAACAATGTAGTATTCCACGACAAATTTGTCGAAAAAGAAGAACTCTGCAATTATATCCTTGCCAGTGATATTTACGTATCCCCTTACCTTTCCAGAGAACAGATAGTAAGTGGCGCTCTGACCTATGCAATGGGTATGGGAAAAGCAATAGTATCCACTCCTTACTGGTATGCCCAGGAAATGCTTTCCGATAATCGTGGGCTGCTTGTAGATTTCGGAGACACTGATGGCTTTAAAAACTCGCTTTTATACTTAATTGAAAATCCAGACGAGTGTAATGGTATGCGCAAAAAGGCATACGATTTTGGCAGAAAAATGACCTGGAAAAATGTAGGTAAAGAATATAATACGGTTTTCATCAAGGCTTTAAAGAATTACAATACCTATCCCGGAATACATAATAGATTTAATTTCCTTCCGAATCAGCTGCCTGAAGTTAAACTTGATCATCTTGAGCTATTAACCGATGATGTGGGCATTATCCAGCACACCGATCTTGGTGTACCGGCTCGCCGTTATGGATACAGTACTGATGACGTGGGAAGAGCTCTTGTTGCATTGACACAGCTGATAGATAGCCCAAAAAAAGCCGAAGAGTTCCGGAAGTCAATTACTACATACATGAGCTTTCTTGAACATGCTCAAACTGATACGGGGCACTTTCATAACTTCATGAACTATAAGAGGGAATTTTTGGATAAGAAAGGCAGTGAAGACACTCTAGGGCGTGCAATTTACGGGCTCGGACATGTGGTGAGCTGCTCTTATTTGTCAAAGAATATACGTACCCTTGCAAATACCCTTCTCAGCAAATCCAGACAGGAAATGGAAAATCTGGGTTCTCCGAGAGCAAAAGCCTATGCAATTTGTGGTTTGTATGAGATGCTCACGACAGGCGTGGATACAGACGAATTTGAGTCCGTATTCAACTCACGAAGAGACTTTGTCAAGTCCATAGATACTCTTGTAGACAGAGACAAATTTGAATCCATATTTATCAGCCATGCGGATTCTCTGGTCGACTTATATGAGGCTAACCATAAAGAAGACTGGAACTGGTTTGAGCCCACAGTTACCTACAGTAATGCAAAACTAAGCGAATCCCTTTTACTGGCGTATAATTATACCAAAAACAGAACTTACAGAGAAATTGGGCTTGCAACGTTGGATTTCCTTACTGAAATTCAATTAAATGGCGACTTTTTTGACACGGTTGGAAACCAGGGTTGGTACTCCTACAATGGAGAAAAACCACTTTTTGACCAGCAGCCTATAGAGGCAGGTTACCTGACTCAGGCTTATGTTTCCGCTTATGAGAATGTGCGTGACAGGAAATATATTCAACTTGCGAAATACTCTTTTGAATACTTCCTGGGCAGAAACCGCTTGCGAACTGCTATGTACGATTATTCAACGGGTGCGGTCTGTGACGGGCTCAGTTCCGATGGAATGAATTGCAACCAGGGGGCTGAACCCGTAATTTGCTTCCTTATGGCATTAAACTCTTTAAAAGAACACACAAATGAAGCCTTCGGTACGATATTGCAATCCAGGGTAAGTGATGGAATTAGTGACGAGGCTCTAGAGAAACAAAAGAACCTGTTATCAGTTCAAGTGGAATGA
- a CDS encoding flippase has product MSVNDSVNRIVVGSGVIFAGTLAGLLFEIFIKGVLTSYLSPTDFGTYSLALTVISITGAVATLGLHEGVPRYIAYFRGRHEENKIQELIISAIMMGLIASVLAMLVSPVLFEHLAGKGFDAQGKILSVVRIMIFAIPFTIVLNLAVAIYRGFDRTNVNMYFYSIIRPVSLLGFASAAVFLGVSLRGIVFADLLSMIFTFGIMSVYFIKRPPFKPEWKLKFGEPTKQLIRYSLPLLISATLLNIMTWTDTIMLGYFKSTEVVGVYSAVYPLVGFLSMIIGSMGFVYIPVTSKLWGENKPESLGPIYQILTKWCFMLTFPVFALMFVYPEFLLTKLYGAEYASGALVLRILALGFVTNPYFGFNYHTIMASGDSDFLMKCSVASAGMNALLNFILIPQYGMVGAAVASSTSFASIEVLMTLRTWRKQHMHPFTSMYRRVTLVDIFIVVFMLTARKALLLSGAVWEYAAFVIVYFVIIKAANVLDSTELNMIGEIRKAIRYNIRIRIPQALKSLAS; this is encoded by the coding sequence ATGTCAGTTAATGACTCAGTCAACCGAATAGTGGTAGGTTCCGGTGTCATCTTTGCAGGAACTCTTGCTGGACTACTATTTGAGATCTTTATTAAAGGAGTGCTCACCTCGTATCTCTCGCCAACCGATTTTGGAACATATTCCCTTGCACTTACTGTAATATCAATCACGGGGGCCGTAGCAACTCTCGGACTCCATGAAGGAGTACCGAGGTATATTGCATACTTCAGGGGTAGGCATGAGGAAAATAAAATTCAGGAATTAATAATCTCAGCCATAATGATGGGCCTGATTGCCAGTGTGCTTGCCATGCTGGTCTCGCCGGTTCTGTTTGAACATTTAGCCGGGAAAGGATTCGATGCGCAGGGCAAAATCCTGTCCGTGGTCAGGATAATGATCTTTGCCATTCCATTTACTATAGTCCTTAATCTGGCAGTAGCAATCTACAGGGGATTCGACCGTACAAATGTCAACATGTACTTCTATAGTATCATAAGACCGGTTTCCCTGCTCGGATTTGCTTCAGCTGCTGTTTTTCTGGGCGTGTCCCTGAGAGGAATAGTGTTCGCTGACCTGCTCTCAATGATATTCACATTTGGCATAATGTCAGTTTACTTTATAAAGAGACCTCCATTTAAACCTGAATGGAAACTGAAATTCGGCGAGCCAACTAAACAGTTAATAAGGTACTCGTTGCCGCTTTTGATAAGTGCAACTCTGTTGAACATCATGACATGGACGGATACCATAATGCTTGGTTATTTCAAGTCAACTGAGGTAGTCGGAGTTTACAGTGCAGTATACCCGCTTGTAGGGTTTCTGTCCATGATAATCGGTTCCATGGGCTTTGTGTACATCCCTGTAACATCAAAGTTATGGGGAGAAAACAAACCCGAATCACTTGGTCCTATCTACCAGATACTGACAAAATGGTGCTTCATGCTTACCTTTCCGGTCTTTGCATTGATGTTTGTGTACCCCGAGTTTCTTCTCACGAAACTATACGGTGCAGAATATGCAAGCGGCGCTCTTGTCCTGCGTATCCTTGCTCTGGGATTCGTAACAAACCCATACTTCGGATTTAACTATCACACCATAATGGCATCTGGAGACTCTGACTTCCTGATGAAGTGCTCGGTAGCAAGTGCAGGAATGAACGCCCTTCTTAATTTTATACTCATACCTCAGTATGGAATGGTAGGCGCAGCGGTTGCATCTTCTACATCTTTTGCATCAATTGAAGTCTTAATGACTTTAAGAACATGGAGAAAGCAGCATATGCATCCCTTTACTTCTATGTACAGAAGGGTGACCCTTGTTGACATCTTCATAGTTGTGTTCATGCTTACCGCCAGAAAAGCACTCCTGCTTTCCGGAGCAGTCTGGGAATATGCAGCTTTTGTCATCGTGTACTTTGTGATTATTAAGGCCGCAAATGTGCTGGACAGCACAGAGCTGAACATGATAGGCGAGATCAGGAAAGCTATTCGATATAATATCCGCATCCGCATTCCTCAGGCACTTAAATCACTTGCATCATAA
- a CDS encoding TOBE domain-containing protein, which produces MKAKTKLWFTEDGRTVMGAGRAELLKTIDEERSLRKACQKLGISYKHAWLMLKKMNEALGEPAVVTVRGGKEQGTFLTDLGRKLLVEYDSNKKMINEAIEDETSWENVSFKLSARNKLPGRVLEVEKSGLVSKITIELEPSVLTSVVTEEAVEKLDIKPGDRIYAVIKSTEVMVAKAVSEKRQIKTESADSEE; this is translated from the coding sequence GTGAAAGCGAAAACAAAGCTCTGGTTTACTGAGGATGGAAGAACGGTAATGGGGGCTGGCAGAGCCGAGTTGTTGAAAACAATTGACGAAGAACGATCTCTTCGAAAAGCCTGCCAGAAACTCGGAATCTCGTACAAGCACGCATGGTTGATGCTTAAAAAAATGAATGAAGCGCTCGGCGAACCTGCGGTAGTTACTGTGCGCGGGGGAAAAGAACAGGGCACCTTCCTGACCGATCTGGGTAGAAAACTGCTTGTTGAATATGATTCAAACAAAAAAATGATTAATGAGGCCATAGAAGACGAAACTTCATGGGAAAACGTAAGTTTCAAACTTTCAGCCCGAAACAAGCTTCCCGGAAGGGTACTTGAAGTCGAGAAAAGCGGGCTTGTCTCCAAGATCACTATCGAGCTGGAACCCTCCGTCCTTACCTCTGTAGTTACGGAAGAGGCAGTTGAAAAGCTGGATATAAAGCCTGGGGACCGGATTTATGCGGTCATAAAATCCACTGAGGTAATGGTCGCAAAAGCTGTCAGTGAAAAAAGACAGATAAAAACTGAGTCAGCAGATTCGGAAGAATAA
- a CDS encoding ATP-binding cassette domain-containing protein: MIEIESLSRKWKNFSLDKLSLQIKAGEYFVILGPTGSGKTLLLELIAGFHIPDSGRVLVDGKEVTHLPPEKHNLAFVYQNYSLFPHMSVKKNIEFGMRMKKIKDPKRVLDLARDLKITHLLDRNPLTLSGGEQQRVALARALVTDPKILLLDEPLSALDPRTQENARELLLDLHKKTNLTVLHITHDQTEARIMADRIAVVMDGKLVQVGTPEDIFENPVDSQVASFVGFENVLKGRVLSADRGLLRIETGEAVIDASGDMEAGDQVYAFLRPENIALSKTSTQSSIRNSLQGRVTEVWILGALVRVKVDCGVPLNALITRQSAEEMKISPGVPVYAQFKASSVHVLR, translated from the coding sequence ATGATAGAGATTGAATCCCTTTCCCGGAAATGGAAGAATTTTTCCCTGGACAAGCTTAGCCTTCAAATTAAAGCCGGGGAATATTTTGTGATACTTGGGCCTACAGGGTCCGGAAAAACCCTGCTTCTCGAACTGATCGCGGGTTTTCACATCCCTGATTCCGGAAGGGTTCTGGTTGATGGAAAAGAAGTAACCCACCTGCCTCCGGAAAAGCACAACCTTGCTTTTGTTTACCAGAATTATTCACTTTTTCCTCACATGAGCGTGAAAAAGAATATCGAGTTCGGAATGCGGATGAAAAAAATAAAAGATCCGAAAAGGGTTCTGGATCTTGCCCGAGATCTGAAAATCACCCATCTTCTTGACCGAAACCCTCTTACGCTTTCAGGAGGGGAACAGCAGAGAGTAGCCCTTGCAAGAGCCCTTGTCACTGACCCTAAAATTCTCCTTCTGGACGAGCCCCTGAGTGCGCTTGATCCCCGTACGCAGGAAAATGCCCGGGAACTGCTTTTGGACCTCCATAAAAAAACTAATCTGACTGTGCTACATATTACTCATGACCAGACCGAAGCCCGCATAATGGCTGACAGGATTGCAGTCGTAATGGATGGAAAGCTTGTACAGGTTGGAACTCCAGAAGATATTTTTGAAAACCCGGTTGATAGCCAGGTAGCCAGCTTTGTAGGGTTTGAAAATGTGCTGAAAGGAAGGGTTCTCTCTGCTGACCGGGGGCTTCTGCGGATCGAGACCGGGGAAGCAGTGATCGATGCCTCAGGGGATATGGAGGCAGGAGACCAGGTATATGCTTTCCTGAGGCCTGAAAACATAGCTTTAAGTAAAACTTCCACACAATCCAGCATCAGGAACTCTCTGCAGGGCAGGGTTACGGAAGTCTGGATACTTGGGGCTCTTGTGAGGGTGAAGGTTGATTGTGGGGTCCCCTTGAATGCCCTCATAACCCGGCAGTCGGCAGAAGAGATGAAGATCTCCCCGGGTGTCCCGGTCTATGCCCAGTTCAAGGCAAGTTCTGTCCATGTACTCCGTTGA
- a CDS encoding ABC transporter permease: MKATLRKIRRIESMTFVFSLILLVLFLFIFLTLSNMIFGQLLGDFSGLIKAVENSSVMGAISLSLYAGFLATLLALFLGVPTGYILARFDFPGKRLVESIIDVPVVVPHTVAGIAILTVFGSRGLIGGPLEPYIQFRDALPGIVVAMLFVSMPYLANSAREGFKSVDPRLENAARSLGAPLWKAFFFVTLPLSARHILIGAVMTWARAISEFGAVVIIAYYPMIGPTLIYDRYLSYGLSASRPIAVLLILITLSIFLVIRVISAGWSIYDRD; the protein is encoded by the coding sequence ATGAAAGCTACACTCCGAAAAATCCGCAGAATTGAGTCTATGACTTTCGTCTTTTCCCTTATATTGTTAGTTCTTTTTCTTTTTATTTTCCTGACTCTTTCAAACATGATCTTCGGGCAATTGTTGGGGGATTTTTCGGGCCTGATTAAAGCTGTAGAAAACAGTTCAGTAATGGGTGCGATTTCCCTCTCTTTGTATGCAGGTTTTCTTGCAACCCTTCTCGCTCTGTTTCTCGGAGTTCCGACAGGTTACATCCTTGCAAGGTTCGATTTTCCCGGGAAAAGGCTGGTTGAAAGCATAATTGATGTGCCTGTTGTAGTCCCGCATACGGTTGCAGGAATTGCCATTCTTACGGTTTTCGGGTCACGGGGGCTTATTGGTGGACCCCTTGAACCCTATATCCAGTTTCGCGATGCTCTTCCGGGAATTGTGGTTGCAATGCTTTTTGTGTCCATGCCTTATCTGGCAAATTCTGCTAGGGAAGGCTTCAAAAGCGTGGATCCTAGACTTGAAAATGCCGCCCGTTCTCTGGGAGCTCCTCTCTGGAAAGCATTTTTCTTTGTAACCCTCCCGCTTTCAGCAAGGCATATCTTGATAGGCGCAGTTATGACCTGGGCAAGGGCTATAAGTGAATTTGGAGCAGTTGTGATTATCGCCTACTACCCTATGATAGGGCCCACGCTTATCTATGACCGTTATCTCTCTTACGGGCTTTCGGCATCCAGACCCATAGCCGTACTGCTTATACTGATCACGCTTTCGATATTTCTTGTGATAAGAGTCATTTCCGCAGGCTGGAGTATTTATGATAGAGATTGA